The nucleotide sequence AGTGGTAGTGTAGGTGCGTTGGCCTTCTCCTGTGGCGAGGTTAGCCTTTAGCCTTACGGGCGGAAGCATCGCTGGAGGTGTCTTTTTTGCTTCATTTTTTGAGCAAGCAAAAATGAAGAGGTTGGTGGAAGAGAAAAGTTTAGGAACTTGAAAAAAACAAAATTGAAAAACAATCAAAAGAAAAACAGGACTTGTGCTTTTTCAGATCAACAAACTGATATTGAAAATAGAAATGATTCATAGTGATCTTGAATTGTGCCTGTTTTCTCTTTAGGCTGGTATATAGTGAATTCTATCTATTTAATTAGTACAGACTTTTGTTAGTTGAGCCGAGGATTCGGTTCTGCCCAATGATGATAGTCAGGATAGGTGTTATTCAGTTCTCTGACTGAGTTATCCGCTTCATCTTTGGTACAGGTATACGAACCTACGGCAGATATATCACTTGTTTTAGATTTCCAGACAATACGATAGAGATTAGGATTCTCTACATTGAAGTCGATGATAGCTTCTCGTTTCATAGGATCAGTTGTTTAGGACTACTAAGTAGGCTTAAAACTCTATGCCTGAGGTAGGTTATAGATTTGATCCCTGCAAAATAAAGAAAGTATGTATAGTCTATTCCAACTCAGGCTGCTCCTTGTCCAATTCCTTCAACACGTGCTTCTACAGCTTCTTCACTATTGTGGAATAAATGCGAATTTAGCTGCGTGCGTAGTTCCTGTATAGAGAGGTTATGCATCAGATTGCCGCTTTTTACCATTGAGATCTGCCCGGTTTCTTCTGAAACAACTACTACCAGTGCATCAGTCGTTTCGGTAAGTCCAATAGCAGCCCGATGGCGCAGGCCAAATCGAGCCGGAATATCCTGCCGTTCGGATACAGGTAAAATACAGCGGGCCGCACAAATACGGTTATTGGCAATTAATACAGCTCCATCATGTAGAGGACTCACTTTGCTGAAAATAGAGACCAGCAATCGTTTGGAGATAGCAGCATCCAATAAGTCGCCTGAATCTGCATATAGTTTTAGATCAGCACGTTGCTCGAATACAAGCAATGCCCCTGTCTGTGAAGAAGAAAGTGTTTTTACTGCATCCACGATAGGTACAATGTCCATTCTTCTGTGGATAGTCAGATTCTGACGCAGGCGATTCAGGATAATGTTCTCGTTATTGAATACAGTTGTTTGACCTATCAACAACAGAAATTTCCGAATCTCCTGCTGAAACAAAATCAATACTGCTATAACACCCACCCCCATAAACTGTCCCAAAATCTCTGTCAGAAGCTTCATTTCCATGGCTTTCACCAGAAGATAAAAGAAGTACACAGACAGAAATCCCAGAAAGATGGTAATGGCTACACTTCCTTTCAGTAATCGATATAGTTGGTACAATAGGAAGGCTACCAGTGCGATGTCCAATGCATCCACCCAGGTAATTTCCAAGAATCCTATTGTAAATCCAAGCATATCCTTTCGTTACTGATTTATTGTAAAACTGATTTATTGTAAATCAGATTTTTGTGCATTTGCAAAAAGTAAGCCAGATGACTAATACCAGCTTATCTTTAGCTACTCGCCATTAAGTTATACAATTTTACGGAATCTACCGCTTCCTTTACATCATGCACACGCAATAATTGTGCTCCTTTGCTCAAAGCGAGTGTATTTAGTACAGTAGTACCATTCAAAGATTCTTCTGGCGTTATATTTAATCTTTTATAAATCATTGATTTTCTGGATATCCCCACCAGCATAGGCAATTCCAGTATGTGGAAATGTTCCAGATTTTTTAACAAAAAATAATTTTGTTCAATGGTCTTGGCAAAGCCAAAACCAACATCCAGTATCACATCTTTTATTCCTGATTTGCGTATCATATGCAATCGGGTGATAAAAAATGTCAGCATTTCGCTAAGCATATCTGTATAGTGTGTCAGTTGCGTCATGGTTTGTGGTGTGCCTTTACTATGCATAAGTATATAAGGAACATCCAATCGGGACACTGTTTCAAACATGCGTTCGTCAGCCCCTCCTGAAACATCGTTAACCATGACAGCTCCGGCTCGTACGGCGGCCTCAGCTACACTTGCCCGGAATGTATCTACCGATACGATAGCTTCGGGAAAATGTTTCACAATGGCCTCAATTACAGGTGCTACCCGATCTGCTTCTTCCTGCTCCTCAACCTCTGCCGCACCTGGCCGGGTTGAATACCCACCAATATCCAGAATGGTTGCGCCGTCGGCTAACATCCGTTCAGCCTGATGCAAGGCTGCATCTGTAGACGACATCCGGCTATTGGCATAAAATGAATCTGGAGTACTATTGATAATTCCCATTACTACGGGCTGTTCCAGCGTCCAGAGCCTGCCCCGCAGGTTAAAAGTTTTCTTTGTGCGAAATAAAAGGTTTTTTGCTTCCAAAAGATATTATTTTTGTGCCAGTAGTACTCTGGAGGTCGTTATATAATAAGGTAACTTTCCCGGTTTCAAATTAGTTTTTGAAACAACGGTTTATTGTTAATATTCTTCAGTGAAATAAAATAAACACTTGTCCATCAAATTTTTACAAATAAATATTTTTTCAGGGCGATGGATAACCCTGATTACTAGGAAAAATAGATACTGATCATTTCGCTTATTATTAGATTCATGTCTGACAAAACCATTAATGAATACCAGCAGGTAATGCAACGCTGCAAGGATGTCTTTGCCAAGAAAACCCGTGATTACGGTACTGCCTGGCGTATACTCCGTCTTCCTTCTATTACCGACCAGATTTTTATTAAGGCA is from Xanthocytophaga agilis and encodes:
- the cdaA gene encoding diadenylate cyclase CdaA → MLGFTIGFLEITWVDALDIALVAFLLYQLYRLLKGSVAITIFLGFLSVYFFYLLVKAMEMKLLTEILGQFMGVGVIAVLILFQQEIRKFLLLIGQTTVFNNENIILNRLRQNLTIHRRMDIVPIVDAVKTLSSSQTGALLVFEQRADLKLYADSGDLLDAAISKRLLVSIFSKVSPLHDGAVLIANNRICAARCILPVSERQDIPARFGLRHRAAIGLTETTDALVVVVSEETGQISMVKSGNLMHNLSIQELRTQLNSHLFHNSEEAVEARVEGIGQGAA
- the folP gene encoding dihydropteroate synthase, with the translated sequence MEAKNLLFRTKKTFNLRGRLWTLEQPVVMGIINSTPDSFYANSRMSSTDAALHQAERMLADGATILDIGGYSTRPGAAEVEEQEEADRVAPVIEAIVKHFPEAIVSVDTFRASVAEAAVRAGAVMVNDVSGGADERMFETVSRLDVPYILMHSKGTPQTMTQLTHYTDMLSEMLTFFITRLHMIRKSGIKDVILDVGFGFAKTIEQNYFLLKNLEHFHILELPMLVGISRKSMIYKRLNITPEESLNGTTVLNTLALSKGAQLLRVHDVKEAVDSVKLYNLMASS